The following DNA comes from Methylophilus sp. 5.
TGATGTCGATTGCAGGTTTCGGCATTATTTTGTTACTGAGCCGTCAGGGATTTGAGGCCGAAGAAATCAATGACCTGAAAGGCCTCAATCAGCGTCACCCCTGGTTTGCCTTCTTGATGCTGATCATCATGTTCAGCATGGCAGGTATTCCGCCCACCATTGGTTTTTATGCCAAGTTTACCGTGCTGCAGGCCGCGTGGCAGGCAGGCTTTACCTGGCAGGTGGTGCTGGCGGTATTAATGGCCACCATCGGTGCGTTTTACTACCTCAATATTGTGCGCAAGATGTACTTTGATGCACCGGAAGACCATACACCATTGACCGCACCGCTGGATATGCGTTTGATCTTGAGTGTGCACGCCATGGCATTGCTGGGCCTGGGCTTGTTCCCTGAGGTGTTGCTTAGTGTGTGTGGCCATAGCTTGTTAATAAGTCTGCAATAATCATGGCCGCTAAACTGATCTTTTTATTGTTGATGCTGTTTATGGCTAATCTCGGCTGGGTGTCGGATAAGTGGCTAGGCCTGGTCGGCACCGTGAATCAACTCTGGCAGCGCTTTGCTTTGCTGCTGCCTGCCTACTTCATCACGCTTGTGATCGGCTATCTGGTCGAGCGTTTTGTCATGGGGCAGGTCTGGCCGCAAGGCTGGGAGTTCTACAGCATCACCTTGTGTGTATTTTTGGTGCTGTCGTTCCCGGGCTTTATTTATCGCGTGCTGTGGAAATAAACCTCCGTCGTCATATTAACTTCATTAATTCTTCACGATAGTTTCAAGCATCACAGTCAGACTAAGCTTACCCAAGAAGCATAGTCGGGGCGAGCCCCGGAAAGGACTTGAGATGCTGAAACTACAACAAACCCTAGGCTGGGTGCAGTCGGTAGACAGCCGTTTGTGTGTCAAAGTCAGCCATACCGGGCAATACCGTCTCATTCGCAACCTGTTTCGTGCCATTTCACGCATGGGCGATGGCATGTTCTGGTACTTGCTGATGCTGGTGATTGCGATCACGCAAGGGGCCGCAGGTTGGTATGCCTGCTTGCATATGTTAACCGCAGGCCTGACTGGTACGCTGGTTTACAAATGGCTCAAACACCGCACCAGTCGCCCAAGACCGTTTCAGGTGCGTCAGGATGTATTGCTAAGCGGCACTCCGCTTGATTACTTTAGTTTTCCTTCTGGTCATACCTTGCACGCGGTGGCGTTTGGCATGGTTGCCGTGCAGCATTATCCGCAATTGTTTCCTATTGTTTACCCGTTTGTTGTGCTGGTTGGCATCTCGCGTGTCGTGCTCGGTTTGCATTACCCTAGCGATGTGCTGGCAGGGGCGGGCGTTGGATATTTGTTGGTGGCACTCTATGCGCCGCTGTTTTAAGGTTGTTGGTTGAAATAAGTGAAAACGGATGCATGTGCATCCGTTTTTTATTTGTTAGCCCGATTGTTTAGCTGATCACAAGCTGGTGTTAAGCCGTATCAACCAATCGCTGTACAAGATACATGACCACTGGCCTCACAATCAGCACGCACAAAAACGCAATCGGCATGGCTAACGCATACGCGTGCAAGACGCGAAATAAATAGCCTGCTTGCATGCCGCTATTCGCCGCCACAATCACCATAGACATTAAAAATGCCATGATGCCTGCCATCAAAAATGCAAACACATAAGGCGTATATCTTTTTGGGATCTTGTAAAAATGGTTGTTTGTTTGCGTCATTATGTTCTCCAGAGGCGAGCTAACACTATATTCAGGATGGGCATGCCGGGGTAGCCACTTGAATATTGAATCACTATAAAGATAAACTATCGAATCATTTTGTTGAGTCGATAGTTTATGGATACGCTACGCAGCATAGAGAGTTTTGTAAAAGCGGTGCAGGCAGGTAGCATCGCAGCCGGTGCCCGGTTGCAGGGCATTACCGCCGCTGCGGCTAGCCAAAATATCCAGCGGCTCGAAAAATCATTAGGTGCACGCCTACTGGTGCGCACCACCCGCAAACTGGCCATGACTGAAAGCGGCGAGCTTTATTATGCTGAGGTGCAGCCTGTGATAGAGGCGCTCGCCAGGGCACAATCGGTCATTACTGAGTTTCATGGGCAACCACAAGGCCGTTTAAAAATAGGGTCATCGGTCGCGTTTGGTCGTCACGTCTTAATGCCGCTGATGCCGGCTTTTACCCGCAATTTTCCTAAGGTGTCTATTGAGTTAGTGCTGTCTGATCATAGTCTCGATCATGTCACGCAAGATATTGATATTAGTATTCGCTTCAAGCAGCAGCTTGAACCCGGCCTGGTGGCAAGAAAGATTGCCAGTGTGCCGGTGTTGTTTTGCGCATCGCCAGATTACCTGCTAAGAAAAGGCACGCCAAGCCAGCCTGAACAGTTGTCTGAGCATGATTGCCTCATGTTTCGTGTGCCGGTAGATGGCCGGTTACTCAGCTGGGAGTTTGATCGCAACGGCCTGCATTACGTGCCTGAAATCACGCCCAGTATGATCTGTAACGATATTGACTCATTGCATCGTTTGGCAGTGGAGGGCGCGGGTATCGCACGGCTGGCCGCCTTTGTAGCAAACGAAGATATTCAGCGCGGCAGCTTGGTGTCACTGTTTCAAACGGCGTCGGTCTCGTCTGACTATCTGCCATCTGCCAGTGTGCCGCTAGAGTTTTATGCCTGTTTTCGTGATCGTCATGCGATGACCAATAAGGTGCGAGCTTTTATGGATTACTTACTGAAAGTGATGCCGGACGTGTGGTGAAGACACTATGTTGAATCGCTAGACGCACGGTTTGTCGTAAATTAGCCACTAATCGCGTTGAATGCACGATTTTTTATAAAATACTTGTTGCTAATATTCAATATTGCGTGCATAGTTCACCCTCACGAAGTTCAAGTAGTGTTGTTGTTCTCCGGTTCTATCTTTTGGTTCTATCGTTACTTCTCGCCATCTTGATCCTCGTATTTATGGGTATTAACCCGTTTTTTTATTTTTCATCCAAGGATTTATTATGGTAACAGGTTCTGTTAAGTGGTTTAACGATTCAAAAGGTTTCGGTTTCATTACGCCTGACAACGGCGGCGAAGATTTGTTCGCACACTTCTCTGCAATTCAATCTGCAGGTTTCAAAACTTTGAAAGAAAATCAACGCGTAAGCTTTGAAGTAGCTACTGGCCCTAAAGGCAAACAAGCTGCAAACATTCAAATCATTGAATAATTTAAAGCCTGTCCGCAAGGTTGCTTAGGCAATCTACCGGAAAAAGCCCGGAAAATCCGGGCTTTTTTATTGTTACAAGGATGTTTAATGGCAAAAGAAGAGTTAATTGAAATGCAAGGTGCAGTGACTGAGATCCTGCCGGATGCACGCTACCGCGTCAAGCTGGATAATGGTCATACATTAATTGCTTACACTGGCGGTAAAATGCGCAAGCACAAGATTCGCATTCTGGCTGGTGATAAAATCACCATCGAAATGTCTCCTTACGACATGGACAAAGGCCGCATTATTTTCCGTCATTTAGAGCCGCGCAAGCCGTTCTAATTATTCAGGGTCGTAAGACTCTCTGACCTATGGCTTGCAATTGTGTTTGTAAGGCCAGTCAGACTCGCGATTGATTTATCCTACCGCTAAAGTGCCTTTATGTGCATCTGCAACAGGCCGTAGGCCTGTTTAGCATTGGCGTGTATCTATTCCGCCACTCTTTCGGTTGTCACCACGTTTGCTCCTCATTTGATTGTATTTGCCTCTAAATAGGCATGTTACGATCTATGCGTAGGACTTCGTTCATGAGCGTATTCACGTAAAAAACTCTGCACAGGCAGAGTTTTTTAATTTAAAGCGTTGGTGGGCTAACAATACCTCGCTGACGCTAGGCCGGTTCTTTGATCAAATATTCCGTCAGGCGCAGCAAATGCGGCGCAATGATCAGGATGCTGACAAACACAATAGGCCAGGCCACACTAATACTGGTTAGCCATTTCTCTAGCAATAATGCCGTTGGCACGCGATGCATCAACAAAATAGACAGGCTGACTATATTCACGGTCACCAGTGACATTAGCATGGCAAATACCAGCTTGCGCTTGAATGCCACGTGTTTATGGGGCCTGTTTACCATGGCAATGGCTGGTCTTCATGGAAATAAGCGCCGGTTGGGCCTTGAGCATCTAGTGTGGCCAGTCTGACTGAGGTTTTCCAGCTATCGCTGACTTCCATCGGTGCATCGGCACCACCCAACTCGGTTTTAACCCAACCAGGATGGGCAGAATTGACTTTGATATTGCTGTCTTTTAACGCATGTGCCAGATGAATAGTAAACATATTCAAGGCCGACTTGGAGGCGTTGTAGGCCAGACCTTTTGCCGCTTCAATCGGCGAATTGGGCGCGCTATGCAAGGTTTGTGAGCCTAGTATGCTGGATAAATTGACAATGCGTCCAGCAGGAGAGCGTTGCAGCAAAGGCAGCAAGGCTTGGGTTAAGGCGACAACGGCAAAAAAGTTGGCTTCAAATGTGGTTTTGAGCGTGTCCTGGTCGACGGTTAAGCTATTGTTTTGCCCGATCAGGTCTTCTTTTAAAATGCCGGCATTGTTAACGAGAATATCCAGTTGGCCAAAGCGCGATTGCAACGCTGCCACCACGGCTTGCGGTGACTGGGGCAGTGCTGCATCATAATGTACATATTCAGCCGTTATGCCGATGGCTTTGAGTTCGGCGACGGCCTGTTCGCCTTTGTGCTGGTCACGTGCGCCAATGACGACCTTGATCCCTTGCTCACCTAGTTTTTTTGCGGTTTCAAAACCGATGCCACGATTGCCACCTGTAATTAAAGCAACGCGTTGTTGTAAAGCACTCATATTAGCTCCTAGCTTAAGATTTATTTGTATTAAATACCAATCGGTAAATAAATAATAAACGGTTGATTATAAAGTTGTCAATATATTTTTTACCGAGTGGTATAATAATTAAAAAATGACACAGGTAAATCAACTATGACCCTAGCACTCCCTCCTAAGAAACGTGGGCGACCAGTCGCCTTTGATTACGATACGGCGTTGCAGAGCGCCATGCATGCCTTCTGGCAACATGGTTATGAAGGGACGTCTATGAGTAGCTTGATGGATGCTATGCAAATGAATAAAGCGAGCATTTATGCCGCCTATGGCAGCAAAGAGGCTTTATTTCAGAAAGCCGTGCTGCGTTATGTGCAGGGGCCTGCCAGTTTTTTAACGGCGGCACTGGCACAGCCTACGGCGCTGGCGGTGATTCAGTTAATGTTATCGCAGGCGGCGCAGATGCTCACAGAGCAATCACATCCTGCGGGTTGCCTGGTGACGCAGGGCGCATTGGCGTGTAGTGCCGAGTCGGCTGAGATCAAAACATTATTAAGAGGCTATCGCCAGACGCTTGAACAACAACTCGCACAACGCTTTGTACGTGCGATTGATGAAAAAGATTTATTGGGCTCGGCAGATCCGGCAGTGCTTGCCAAATGGGTGATGACGGTACATCAGGGCATGACAGTGCAAGCAACAAGCGGCGCCACCCAGGCTGAGTTATTCAATGTGGCAACCATGGCCACGCAGTTAATCGCGCAGGCCTACTCGGTAAAAGCCACAGTAGAGGGCTAAACATGGCTGCTAACTGATGGCAGATAGCAGCCAGGGAGATTACACCGCGTTACGCACCAGTGTGATGGCTGCGAGTTTGGCCCGCGTTGCCGCGCCGGAGTTAGGGGCCAGACGCTCAACCAGCGCGGCACCTTCAAATAGAATAGTGAGCTGCTGCCCCAGCGCTTCTGGGTCTTTAGCGCCGGCATGCCGGGCAATTTTGCACAAATAACCTTGCAGTTCGGCCGACAACACAACTGAATATTGGTTGATCGGATGTTCTGCCTCGGGGAACTCCACCGCAGCGATATGGAAGGGCAGGCCGCGGAACTCTGGCTGGCTGATCCATTGCTCCATCAACTCGCACAGCAATAGCAACAGTTCTAACGATTCGGCTTTTTTAGACGCCAGTTGCGTATTGAGCCAAGCATAAAATCTGTCTGATTTATCGCGCAAATAGGCGGTGATCAGCAGGTTTTTGCTGGGGAAGTGTTTATACAACGTGGCTTTGGCGACGCCCGCCTCCAGTATGATGGTATCGACGCCGGATGCCTGTATGCCTCTGCTATCAAACAGGCTGCTGGCGATATTGAGTATTTTTTCTCGCATGTTCATCACTTAATCCTTTTATCCCGATTTTCAGGGTTCCCGATTTTTCGCTTATTCTCTTGGTAAACGATCACGCCCTTGCGGTCGCATCAGCTCTTGCGGATACAGACAACTGACGTATCCCAGTGCTTGCCGCAAGTGTTCTACCTGGTCAACATCGACATGGCCCTCTGTGACAAACAAAATGAAGGCTTGGCGTTGTCTCGCAGGCAGCATGGCCGCCTGTGGCAGTTGGCAGCTGCCATTTTGCATTTTCTGGTAGGCCAAATTGAGCAAGCTCATTGTGACCGGGTCTACGGTGCCACCTAAAGGTTGTTCAGTGGCCACTTCTAATGGCGACCATACTGGCTGTACCTGTTTGGGTTTAAGCGGCGCGAACGCCATCCAAACCACACATACACTCACTAGCAAGCCAAATGACAATGAGCGCTGCAATGCGGGCGGCGCCAATTGGCTATGCACAGACTGGTCAAATAACTGCCAGGCCTGGCCGCTCCCGGTTTGTGACTGCACCTGTATTGCGCCCACCGCCAGAAAAAACCATTGGTCGAGCAGGGTAGGCGATAATGCTGCCGCCGATTGTTGCTGTGCCTGGTCTATCTTTTGGCGAATGGTGGCAATGTCTTGCACATTCAGTCTATTGCTTGCACCTGCTTGCGCCAGGCGCTGTTTGTTCCAGCCTGCCAAGTCATCGCGCAGCTTGTAAAATGGTGCATGCCTGCCCCATTGCTTTAATCCGAGTGTCCACAAGCCATGCGTGGCATATGCCTTGCAAGTGCGCCCGTATCGCTGTCTGGTCTGATTCACGATCGTTAATAAATTCACCATAACCCCTAAAAAATCCGCTTGCTTTTTTTTCAATGGCTGCAGTAGACTAGAAAAAAGTGAACAGACCTGTCTGCATCTTAACGTGGCAACACGTAAAATGCAACCAGTGGTTAAACACTTAATTCCAGAGGCTACTTTGGCATCATAGCTCCGGCTGAATTTGTAAACAAGGGATCACCATGACATCTGTCTCCATCGCAACACAATTGGCGGAATGGCGCGATCATGCGCTCACGCTTGAAAATGAAGTAAAAAAAGTCGTTGTTGGCCAGGATAAAGCCATCCGCGCAATTAATATCGCCATTTTTGCTCGTGGCCATGTGCTGCTGGAAGGCGGCGTGGGCGTTGGTAAAACCACCTTGCTGCAATCGATTGCGCGTGGTTTGGGTGGCGCTTATGAGCGGATTGAAGGCACGGTTGATTTAATGCCGAATGACCTGATTTACCATACTTTTTTAGGTGAGGATGGCCGCCCTAAGGTAGAAGAAGGCCCATTGCTGCGTGCTGGTGAGCAACTCTCGGTATTTTTCTTTAACGAAATCAACCGTGCCAGACCGCAAGTGCATGCCTTGATGTTGCGTGTGATGGCCGAGCGCCACGTGCATGCGTTTAAAAAAGAATATCGCTTGCCGCACATGCTGGTGTTTGCTGACCGCAACCAGGTCGAAAAGAACGAAACGTTTGAAATTCCCTCCGCAGCACGTGACCGCTTTATGATGGAGATCCCGATTGAGATCCCTGAAGACCGTGAGCTGCGCAAGGCGCTGATGTTTGATGTGAAATTTCAGCATGCTGAGCGCCTGACCCAGCAGGTACAAAGTGGTGTACTCGCCTATGACCAGCTCAATGCTTTTTCTGATATTTTGCAAAGCCATATTCGCGCCAGTGATGTGCTGGAGGATTATGCGCTGGACTTGTGGCAGGCAACACAATCGCCAGCTGCGTTTGGTATTCAGCTTGATAGCGTGGATGTTAATCGTTTAATTCATACCG
Coding sequences within:
- a CDS encoding DUF2818 family protein; amino-acid sequence: MAAKLIFLLLMLFMANLGWVSDKWLGLVGTVNQLWQRFALLLPAYFITLVIGYLVERFVMGQVWPQGWEFYSITLCVFLVLSFPGFIYRVLWK
- a CDS encoding phosphatase PAP2 family protein encodes the protein MLKLQQTLGWVQSVDSRLCVKVSHTGQYRLIRNLFRAISRMGDGMFWYLLMLVIAITQGAAGWYACLHMLTAGLTGTLVYKWLKHRTSRPRPFQVRQDVLLSGTPLDYFSFPSGHTLHAVAFGMVAVQHYPQLFPIVYPFVVLVGISRVVLGLHYPSDVLAGAGVGYLLVALYAPLF
- a CDS encoding DUF2798 domain-containing protein, translated to MTQTNNHFYKIPKRYTPYVFAFLMAGIMAFLMSMVIVAANSGMQAGYLFRVLHAYALAMPIAFLCVLIVRPVVMYLVQRLVDTA
- a CDS encoding LysR family transcriptional regulator, coding for MDTLRSIESFVKAVQAGSIAAGARLQGITAAAASQNIQRLEKSLGARLLVRTTRKLAMTESGELYYAEVQPVIEALARAQSVITEFHGQPQGRLKIGSSVAFGRHVLMPLMPAFTRNFPKVSIELVLSDHSLDHVTQDIDISIRFKQQLEPGLVARKIASVPVLFCASPDYLLRKGTPSQPEQLSEHDCLMFRVPVDGRLLSWEFDRNGLHYVPEITPSMICNDIDSLHRLAVEGAGIARLAAFVANEDIQRGSLVSLFQTASVSSDYLPSASVPLEFYACFRDRHAMTNKVRAFMDYLLKVMPDVW
- a CDS encoding cold-shock protein encodes the protein MVTGSVKWFNDSKGFGFITPDNGGEDLFAHFSAIQSAGFKTLKENQRVSFEVATGPKGKQAANIQIIE
- the infA gene encoding translation initiation factor IF-1; this translates as MAKEELIEMQGAVTEILPDARYRVKLDNGHTLIAYTGGKMRKHKIRILAGDKITIEMSPYDMDKGRIIFRHLEPRKPF
- a CDS encoding DUF2798 domain-containing protein; translation: MVNRPHKHVAFKRKLVFAMLMSLVTVNIVSLSILLMHRVPTALLLEKWLTSISVAWPIVFVSILIIAPHLLRLTEYLIKEPA
- a CDS encoding SDR family oxidoreductase; this translates as MSALQQRVALITGGNRGIGFETAKKLGEQGIKVVIGARDQHKGEQAVAELKAIGITAEYVHYDAALPQSPQAVVAALQSRFGQLDILVNNAGILKEDLIGQNNSLTVDQDTLKTTFEANFFAVVALTQALLPLLQRSPAGRIVNLSSILGSQTLHSAPNSPIEAAKGLAYNASKSALNMFTIHLAHALKDSNIKVNSAHPGWVKTELGGADAPMEVSDSWKTSVRLATLDAQGPTGAYFHEDQPLPW
- a CDS encoding TetR/AcrR family transcriptional regulator, producing the protein MTLALPPKKRGRPVAFDYDTALQSAMHAFWQHGYEGTSMSSLMDAMQMNKASIYAAYGSKEALFQKAVLRYVQGPASFLTAALAQPTALAVIQLMLSQAAQMLTEQSHPAGCLVTQGALACSAESAEIKTLLRGYRQTLEQQLAQRFVRAIDEKDLLGSADPAVLAKWVMTVHQGMTVQATSGATQAELFNVATMATQLIAQAYSVKATVEG
- a CDS encoding TetR/AcrR family transcriptional regulator, coding for MNMREKILNIASSLFDSRGIQASGVDTIILEAGVAKATLYKHFPSKNLLITAYLRDKSDRFYAWLNTQLASKKAESLELLLLLCELMEQWISQPEFRGLPFHIAAVEFPEAEHPINQYSVVLSAELQGYLCKIARHAGAKDPEALGQQLTILFEGAALVERLAPNSGAATRAKLAAITLVRNAV
- a CDS encoding MoxR family ATPase, which translates into the protein MTSVSIATQLAEWRDHALTLENEVKKVVVGQDKAIRAINIAIFARGHVLLEGGVGVGKTTLLQSIARGLGGAYERIEGTVDLMPNDLIYHTFLGEDGRPKVEEGPLLRAGEQLSVFFFNEINRARPQVHALMLRVMAERHVHAFKKEYRLPHMLVFADRNQVEKNETFEIPSAARDRFMMEIPIEIPEDRELRKALMFDVKFQHAERLTQQVQSGVLAYDQLNAFSDILQSHIRASDVLEDYALDLWQATQSPAAFGIQLDSVDVNRLIHTGASPRGMGMLLKAARVHAWLMQRDSLYPEDIHAVFHEIIAHRLVLNPMFESRRTQLSRELTNQILASVSVPTRVKAA